Part of the Thermodesulfobacteriota bacterium genome is shown below.
TTAGCACTCAATAATTATGATGTACAAGCAAAAATTACCGGGAAAGCCGGTCATCCTGTTCGGAGGGCGAGTGGACGGTCAAGATTGCAGATTTCAGCCGGGGGGAATTACCGCTTTTGGTTTTGAAGCTCCCCGCTGCAAGCAGCGGGAATGCGCTCGCTATGCATGTTCACCTGAAAATCCCCGTACCCCCTCTTCATCAAAAAAAGGGGGCCGGGGAATTGTTTTCATTGTTCTTTGTCCGCCGCAAGGCGGATGAGTGTTTCAATCGATTTTTTCGGCGCGTCACGCCCGGCCTTAATGCCGGGACTTCGCCTTTTGCGCGAAGCGCCCGGACGTTCTATAGCTTCTGCGTGTGCCCTGCGCTTTAAAGGCGCGGCCGCAGTTAGCCCCCTGGCCTTTGCGCGGTTCCGGGATAACCGGCTCCAGACCCGGAATCACCAGCCGGTCCAGGTGCTGGCCCGTGTAATGTTCGATGCACGCCAGCTTGTCCCTGTCCTGGGGACTGACCAGGGATACGGCAATTCCCGATGACCCGCAACGGCCGGTCCGCCCGATACGGTGGACATAGTCCTCCGCCCTCATGGGCAAGTCGAAATTAATGACATGGCTCACGCTCCTGATGTCCAGACCGCGTGCGGCCACGTCGGTAGCCACCAGAACCCTCACTCCTCCACGCCGCATACGTTCCATGGTGCGGTTGCGCGCGCCCTGACTCATGTCGCCGTGAAGGGCGGCGCAGGCATGTCCCTGGGCGGCAAGAATCGCCGCCACTTGTTCGGCGCCCCTCTTGGTCGCAGTAAAGACAATGGCCTGTGAAACCTCCCGGTCGCCAAGCAGATGAGCGAGCAGGGCCTGTTTATGCCCAAGACCATCGGCGCAGTGCATCCGCTGTTCGATGGAGGCATGCCTCTCCTTCACCCGCGCCAATTCGATGCGCGCCGGGTCCCGGAGGAGCCGGGGGGCGATACGCTGTACGCCGCCCTCAAGCGTTGCCGAGAACAGCATTGTCTGCCGGGACTTAGGGACTGTCGAGGCAATACGTTCCACATCATCGATGAAGCCCATATCGAGCATCCGGTCGGCCTCATCCAGAACAAAGAGCTCTACGCGGGAAAAATCCACCCGACCGCGCTGCATGTGGTCAAGAAGACGACCCGGGGTAGCGACAAGAAAATCCAGAGGCATGCGGAGCAATTTTTCCTGAGCGTCGTAGGGGACACCGCCAACAATAGCGCCGGCC
Proteins encoded:
- a CDS encoding DEAD/DEAH box helicase, whose product is MSFQRFNLDPRLLRAVAASGYTIPTEIQSQAIPVAMEGRDLMASAQTGTGKTAVFVLAALQRLVTPPTIRGRGARVLVLTPTRELALQVTQTVHQLGRFTQPRAGAIVGGVPYDAQEKLLRMPLDFLVATPGRLLDHMQRGRVDFSRVELFVLDEADRMLDMGFIDDVERIASTVPKSRQTMLFSATLEGGVQRIAPRLLRDPARIELARVKERHASIEQRMHCADGLGHKQALLAHLLGDREVSQAIVFTATKRGAEQVAAILAAQGHACAALHGDMSQGARNRTMERMRRGGVRVLVATDVAARGLDIRSVSHVINFDLPMRAEDYVHRIGRTGRCGSSGIAVSLVSPQDRDKLACIEHYTGQHLDRLVIPGLEPVIPEPRKGQGANCGRAFKAQGTRRSYRTSGRFAQKAKSRH